ATTTAACCATAGAAATTCCTTTGTCATAATATAATAGCCAATAGTCATAATGAACAGCACTAGATTCATTACCACGCCACCCATAGTAAGGGTATTTTTCTTGTTTTTATGTAATTCTTTAATGCAATCTTTTTTAATACTACTGTCAATTGATTTTTTCTTTTTTAAGAATCTCGTATTGGTTAAAAAGATTATAAATAGCTTCATTCCAATAATAGTTATTAGAAGGCTTGTTATAAAATAAAAAAGCAAAATAACCACCTCTATTATCATAGTATATTTAAACGTATTTCTTTATATTTTTGTTCCAGAATATAATGTTTATTCTAATTATAAATTATATCATAGCAAAGAAAGGTGAACAATTAAGAATATATTAAAGTTTCGACACTTAAATTTAAAAGTATAGTTAATTTAATAAATACATGCCCTTGTAAAGAGTTAGAGACCTTAATTTCCTTAAGAGATATTTTATAGGAATTTATTTTAAAATATATAAAATTGTGATATCATTTTAAATAAAATAAAAATCATTAAGAAGGTATTATTACTAAGATAAATAAAGCAAATATAGAAATAAGAAATTAGAATGAAGTGTATTAAGAGTTAGGTTGAGTATTCGTCAACTGGGGAGGGCTCTTGGACTAGGCAAGTCAGCAATAGAAAAAGCTACTAGGTGACAATGGAAACGTCCCCAAGTCTTGCCCAAGTCTTCCCCAAGTCTTCAGAGGCTTATTGGATGAGAGGTGTGAACTTATGGAAAAAAATAAACTAACCTATATATTATCGGTTCCTGAAAGAACCATTAAATCAGTTGTATCAATAGGTACTGGGATGACTTCTTTACTAACTAATCTCTTATTACCAAGTATAGTAAAAGATTCTATTACTTATCGAGTCACTTTTGGTATGTTACAGCAGTTTTTGATTGAGAAAGTAGCACAAGTAGAACAAAAAGAAAAAAATATCCAATTAAAAGATCATTATATGATTAGAAAAACTGCAGGATCTATTATTGAAGGGATAGGGTTAATTAGTGTTCGGTTTTCACCAGTTTGGATGTTAGCAATTTTAAGTGATATTTCTGGAGGAAGCAAAGTATATGTTAAACGATTAATGGAAGATTTGAAGAAATGTGGGCTTATTGAACAAGAAGTGAATTATGAAAATATTTATGATTTACTGGAAGGTGTTAATAGATTCTCTAATATTGGTGTTAATGCTATTGACATGCCACCTATATCAGCAAAAGATTTTAATGAGTTTAAAAAGTCTTTAGTAACGGAGTTTAGTCATGATAAAAATGCATCTCAAAAGATGTATAAGGCGTTAGAGAAGGTTTATAAAAGGATGGAAGAAGTAAGTGAAAAAGAGAAAATGTCTCTTAAGAAACTGAATGGGGCAATGACTATTGATCTTATGCTAAAAACAAGTAAAAAGGGATTGGATATTACAAGAGTAACAACTAAAACAAGTATAGATATGATTTATGAGGTTATAATCAAAAATTATATGGATTCTCTGGATAAGGTTAATCGTATAGGAAAACGTAAGTACCTTATAGAACATATGACACCTTTTATGAAGCAATTTAAAGATCATTATAAAAAAGATAAGAAAACTATAACTGAAAAAGTTTTTGGATGTTTTACAAAGAGTAAATGAAAGACGCTAGCTAAATTTTAGAGAATAATCAAAAAGGGTGAAGTTTTCAGACTATGTCAGAAAGCTTTACCCTTTTTGATTGCACCTACTCAAACAACTCAAACCCCATAGCCTTATACATAGGCCCAGTGATATACTGACTCTCAGGCAAATTATGATCCTTTTGGAATTTATTTATAGCATTATGAAAGCCTTGACCGTACTTACCGTCAACCCAACCTTGGTAATAACCAAGTTCTTTTAATCTCATTTGAACAGCATATACATCAGAACCGATATGACCAGGGCGTATGGTTCTAAAACCACTTCCAAAAGGGCCGTAAGGTCCTTTTATGATTTTAACTTTTGTGCCGTGAGGAATATAACTTTTTAAATCAGCAGCATCTTCATTATACATACGAATACAACCTTCTGAACCAGGATGACCTATACTCCAAGGTTCATCTGTGCCATGGAAGCCATATTTACCCCAAGGTACATTAAACCCCATCCAAGTGCCACCAAAACCTTCTCCCCAATCTGCTTTGGAGATGATTGACCAAGTACCAATGGGGGAGGGGGTGCTGTATTTTCCTCCTGAACATAGGTATTGTTTGTAGAGTTCATTGTCTTTAAAAACATTAACGGTATAATCATCTAAATCAACAATTATGTAATAAGGATTGGATTCTTGATAATTCATTTTAAATACTTGTGCTAGACCATTGCTAGTATACTTAATAGATAAAAAATTGAAAAAAAGCAAGGCAAGCATTAAAGATAAAACTTTCAGAAGTAGAAGGTTTTGTTTTGCGATTTTTGATTTAGATGGTTTTGATGTAAGTATATTTCTTAATCTCATAAAATCACCTTTTTTATATACGATATTTAATCATATGAATTTTTAACTTGGATAATGACATAATATAAGTATATTTATAAAGGAGGTTTTTAAGATGAGTAAAGGCAATGGATTTAGTAGTATGACACCAGATGCAGCAAAAGATAAGTACAAAAGAGATGAAGCAAATCAGGGCGATCCAATGAGTGGCGTATTGAGACACAAACAAAAGCAAGAAAGTAATAATAGAATCATGAAAAAAGATAGAACATAATTCCATGTTTTGTGATAGAATAGTTTGAAGTATTTAATTGGTTATACTATAATTAGAGTAAGGGAAGGCTAACTGACTTTCCTTATTACATAAAGGAGGAATGAATATGTCACCAGAGAAATTATTAGAAGACTTTAAAAATTGGGCTGTTGTAGGTGTTTCAGCAGACAAAGAAAGATATGGATATAAGATTTATAAAAAGTTGAAAGCTCATGGGTACAATGTTTTTGGCATTAATCCAGGAATACAAGAGTTAGATGGAGATAAAGTATACAAAAGCTTAAAAGACTTACCAGAAAAAGTAGATGTAGTAAACTTTGTAGTTAACCCTAAAATCGGTATAAGTGTCGTAGAAGACTGTGCAGCAGAAGGGGTTAAATATATTTGGCTTCAACCAGGCACTGTTAGTGATGAAGTATTAGAATTAGCTAGTGAAAAGGAAATAGAAGCTGTTCAAGCTTGTGTATTAGTGGGATTGAGCTATAAAGATCAAAATAAATAATTAGTTGAATAACTTGATGATCAGCACAAATACACATATAAGGATTAAAACTGGTAATATAGCGGCAAATATAATTGGAATTATGATAAGTGATAATATAAATCCGAGTAATGAAAAAATAATTTTTAATGCTACTGATGATATAGAGAAAACCAGTTTTAAAATAATGTAAAGCACAAGTAATCCTATTATTAAATGCATAATATCCCTCCAAATGATTAAGTGTATACTAGTATTATAAGAGGGTAAGATTAAAAAGCGATGTAAATAAGATTAGAATTTCATTAGAAACCACCTTGATGTTAAATTTAGGTGGATTTTCTTTTATTCATAGGAAGTAGTACTTTTCTATAACGTAAAAAAAGGTGGTTTTAAACCACCTTAAATTTTATTATCTAGGTTTGCTTACAAATATTTGAGTGAACATATTACCATATTGTCCACCTTCTTGGATCCCAATACCAACATGGGTATAGTCAGGACTTAAGATATTTTTTCTATGTCCTGGGGAGTTCATTAGTGCTTCATGGGCAGCAGCAACATCTCTATTACCTGCAATATTTTCACCTGCTTGTACATAACTTACATTAAAGCTTTGTAACATATCAAAAGGACTTCCGTAAGTTGGAGAGTTATGGCTAAAGTAGTTGTTGTCTATCATATCTTGTGATTTAATTCTTGAAACATTAACAACTTCCATGTCCATTTCTAAAGGTGGTACATTGTTTGCAGCTCTAGCTTCGTTGACTAGGTTTAACATTTGTTGTTCTGCTTGTGTAGGGGATGATGCCATTTCACCAGTGTTGTTTGTATTAGGACTTGTTGTCCCTGGTGTGTTTGCCGGACCAGTTTGGTCTATTGGATTATCTTCAGTACCAGTTGGTTCTGGTTTTGGTTCTGTTTCATCAGGTACAACTGGTGTAACTTGTTCTTTTGGTACAAATCCAATTTGTTCTTCTGGTAATCTTACAGCATACCAATTTTCTACTTCGTTTATTACTTCTAACTGGTCATTTTGAGCATTTTCTTGAAGTACTGGTGCATCTGTTGAACAACCAGATCTAATGTTGGCAGTATCTGCTGTAACTTTTACTCTAGATATTGGACCAGTTCCTGACAATGATGATTCAACACCTGGTACAGGATCTCTGGCACAAGCGAATAAAAACATTGTAGATATTAATGCACATGCTAAAATAATTTTTTTCATTTATTGTATTCCTCCTTGGATTCTAATAGAAAAATTTCTAATGGTAGTATTCTAAGAAAGGATAATTATTATACTTTTTTTGAAAAAAAACAAAGAAATCTTGTAAAATTTAATATTTTAGTTTACTATAATTTATAGGAAAAAAGTAAGGTTGTATCAGTTTAGATTACCTTATATGTTAAGTAATAGGAGAAAGGGAGATACATAAATGATTAAAACTAGTTTATGGTTTGTTAATTTTGTACTATATCAAATTTTAAGTTTATTTTTTCTATTTAAGTACAAGGTTTTAATTAAAATAGGCAAAGAAGAACGTGCAAAAAAATACTTACATAAGGTTACAACTAGATGGGCAAGAAACATGGTTAAATCCACAGGGTCTAAAATTAATGTTATTGGCTTAGATAATGTACCAAAAGATGAAAATGTATTGTTTGTTAGCAATCATCAAGGTAATTTTGATATTCCTTTGTTATTAGGTTATCTACCAACGGCTGTTGGGTTTGTTGCAAAAGTTGAGTTGCAAAAAGTACCAGTGGTTAGAACTTGGATGGCATTAATGAAATGTGTTTTTATTGACAGAAAGGATCCAAGACACTCTTTGCAAGCCATCATAACAGGAATCAACTATTTAAAAGAAGGTCATTCCATGGTTATATTCCCTGAGGGAACAAGAAGTAAAAGAGATGAAGTAGGGGAGTTTAAAGCAGGAAGTATGAAAATGGCTTTAAAGTCTAATGTGAAAATTGTACCCATTACCATTGATGGTAGTTATAAAATGTTAGAAGAGCATAATAAAATTAAAAAAGTGAATGTGAATTTGATTATACATCCACCAATTGATATTAATGCATTAGAAAAAGAAGAAGCTAAGAACCTACACGAGTATATAAGAAATATCATTATAAATAAATAATATTCTATACAAAAGATCCCTTATACATAGTACGGTATAAGGGATCTTTTATTATACTAATTTAGTTGTCCAAGACTCACAATTCCATACTTCAGTTACAACATCATTATAGAACTCAGGTTCATGACATATGATTAATAAACTGCCTTTATATGCTTTCAATGCTCTTTTTAATTCTTCTTTTGCATCTACATCAAGATGGTTTGTAGGCTCATCTAGAACAAGGAAGTTTGTTTCTTGATTAATTAATTTGCACAAACGTACTTTTGCTTGTTCACCACCACTTAAAACCATCACTTTGCTTTCTATATGTTTTGTTGTTAAACCACATTTTGCAAGGGCAGCACGCACTTCATATTGTGTATAAGATGGGAAAACTTGCCATACTTCATCGATACAAGAATTTGTATTGCCTTTTGCTGTTTCTTGTTCAAAGTAGCCAATATGTAAGTAATCACCAAGGGTTACGGACCCAGACAAACTTTTAATCTGTCCAAGAATACTTTTTAATAAAGTTGTTTTACCAAGGCCATTAGCGCCTACTAAAGCAATTTTTTGACCACGTTCCATAGTAAGGTTTAGTGGTTTAGTAAGAGGTTCATCGTATCCAATGACCAAATCATTTGCCTCAAATAATACTTTTCCTGAAGCTCTTGCTTGTTTGAAGTTAAACTCTGGTTTTGGCTTGTCTCTTGCAAGTTCTATAACATCCATTTTATCCAATTTCTTCTGGCGTGACATAGCCATATTTCTTGTTGAAACTCTGGCTTTATTTCTAGCAACAAAGTCTTTTAATTCAGAAATTTCTTGTTGTTGTTTTTTATATGCTGATTCTAACTGTTGTTTTTTTACTTCGTATACTTTCATATATTCATCATAATCACCCACATAGCGGTTTAGCTCTTGATTCTCCATATGGTAGATTAAGTTAATTACGCTATTAAGAAAAGGGATATCATGAGAAATTAACACAAAAGCATTTTCATAGTTTTGCAAATATCTTTTTAGCCATTCAATATGTTGTTCATCTAAATAGTTGGTAGGCTCATCTAATAGAAGAATATCTGGTTTTTCTAATAAGAGTTTACCTAATAATACTTTTGTTCTTTGACCACCACTTAAGTCTGTAACGTCTTTATCTAAACCAATATCTTCTAATCCTAAAGCACGACCAATTTCTTCAACTTTAGAATCAATGGTGTAAAAGTCATTACTCATAAGAATATCTTGAATTGTGCCAAGGTCAGCAAGCATGTTTTCTAATTCATCAGGGTCTGCATCTGCCATTTTATCACATATGGCATTCATTTCAGTTTCTAAATCAAATAGGTACTGAAATGCGGTTTTTAATACATCACGAATGGTCATTCCTTTTTCTAAAGAAGTATGTTGGTCTAAATAACCAACACGTACACGTTTTGACCATTCAACAGTTCCTGCGTCAGGTTCAAGTTTACCTGTGATAATGTTCATAAAAGTGGATTTACCTTCACCATTGGCACCAACTAGTCCAATATGTTCCCCTTTCAATAATCTAAAAGAGACATTATTAAAGATAGCACGGTCACCAAAACCGTGACTTAGATTTTTTACATTTAAAATACTCATTGCTTATACTCCTTATCTAGTTAAATTACAATAATGAAATTATATAATATATAGAAACATTTTCATAGTAGAAAAATTTATAAATTAGCTTCGATAACTTTAATTAAACTAATTCTAAAAGAATCATCTTGAGCAGATGTTCTTTTTTTTGGACCTTTTGGTCGATTGCCATGTCGTCGGTTGGTTTTTGAAAGATGTCTTTGAAATAAAAGCAAATCAATATTATCATCAGTATAGATAAAACCATCTTGATTAAGGACAATTGCTTTTTTTGAAAGAGAGATAGAAGCAACACCGTAGTCTTGAGAGATAACCAAATCCCCACTTTTAATAGAACCAATTAAAGCAAAATCAGCACTATCTCTACCTTTGTCTACAGTCACTACTTTACAATAATCATTTTTATATATATGAGAAGTATCAAAAAACATAATAACTTCTAAATTATACTTTTTTGCTATATTAATTATAATATCTTTTACTGGACAAGCATCGGCATCAACTAATATCTTCATTATTCCAACTCACTTTAACAATATTTATTAGTATAAAGATTATACCTTTGAGATATAGTATAATAGGTTAGTAATATTAATGCAAAGAAAAAAATAAAAAAATTGTATCTGAAAAAACTAAAAAAAGAATTAAAAGGAAAATAAAACTGCAAAACAGGGGATTGCATTTTATGGGGTATTATGGTAATATATATTATGTATACAAAAATACACAGTAAACAACATTGTCTAGAAGATCTTATAGGTAATGAAAGTTTACTAATATTAAGGTGTAATTCTTATTTGTAAGAAGTCAATAAGAGTTAAGAAGAAGTTAATTTCATATTAGGCAATGTGAAAAATTTAACTTGTAAGTAATTAACCATCTTATGGTTTTTTGTTTTTAGCAAATTAGTAATTACATATGTGAATATATGAATTGAATTCGTAATTACGAATTTGCCTCATGGAGTTGAAAGTATCCCTTGCTAATTAGCAAAACTTACTGCTTCATTAGTAACATAGTCAAAATATAATAGCAAATATAATTTTATGGAGGGTTTAACGATGAGCGAATTTCTTAAAAAATTAAGTTTAAGTGATGATGTAGCAACTATAGTAAACAGCAGTTCAAATGTAATTATACCTCAAAGTCGTCAACATCTTTTAGATCTAGCATTAGTTGGAGAGAAAGATGGGATTTTTGAAGTAGGTTATGACGTTCCTAATAAAGGGTATGTTCCAGAAGTAACAATTACAAAATGTAAAAATGGAGCAGTTGTTAATTACATTGATACTTATATGAGAAGAAGAGATCCTAACTGTATGTTAGTTGCAGATGCAAAAGAAACTGACAAAGAAAAATATGAAGAGAGATTTGGAGAAAGCTTCGATGCTCTTAGACAAGATACAATTGAATGGTTTAAAGGACAAGAAATAATCTTAATGCCTTTTATGGCTGGAGATGAAAAATTAGGATATCCAGCAATTTTAGTTGCACCAGCAAATGCAGGATTTTTTGCAGCTGGGTTAGCAGACTTACAAGGATTTATTAAAGAAAGTGATATTACTGAAGGTTTCAAGCCTAGATCAGTTATTTACTTGGCTCCACCATATAGACATACACATTTTGATGGTAAACAAGTAGTAGTTCATAATAGATTAGACGATGTACATGAAGTATTCTCATTTAATCTTTATCCAGGACCAAGTGCTAAAAAAGGTATCTATGGCGTATTATTAAACTTAGGTGAATTAGAAGGATGGACAACAGTACATGCTTCTACAGTTAAAGTAACAACACCATATGATAACACTGTAACAATTATGCACGAAGGCGCTAGTGGTGGCGGAAAAAGTGAAATGATTGAAGAAGCTCATAGACAATCAGATGGTAGAATTTTATTTGGTACAAATCAAGTGACAGAAGAGTGTGTTTTTGTTGAATTAAAAGACACTTGTGAACTTAACCCTGTTACAGATGATATGGGATTATGCCATCCAGAATTACAAAAAGACAATAAAAAATTAGTAGTTAAAGATGCGGAAGCTGGTTGGTTCTTAAGATTTGACCACATTAAAAAATATGGTACTTCACCACACCATGAAAAATTATGTATTCATCCACCAGAGCCATTAATCTTTATGAATATGGAAGCTTCTCCAGGGTCAACTTGCTTAATATGGGAACATATTATGGATGAGCCAGGAAAACCTTGCCCTAACCCACGTGTTATTATGCCAAGAAGCTTTGTTCCTGGTGTAGTAGCAGAAGAAGTTGAAGTTGATGTTAGAAGTTTTGGATTTAGAGCACCAGTTTGTACAAAAGAAAATCCTACTTATGGTATTGTAGGAAGTATGCATGTTCTTCCTCCAGCACTTGCTTGGTTATGGCGTTTAGTAGCTCCAAGAGGGCATGCAAACCCAAGTATTGTTGATACAGAAGGAATGACTAGTGAAGGTGTTGGATCTTACTGGCCTTTTGCAACTGGAAAAATGGTTGATCAAGCAAACCTTTTATTAGATCAAATTGTAAATACACCTAATACTAGATTTGTTCTTATGCCAAATCAACATATAGGAGCATACAAAGTTGGATTTAATCCACAATGGATTGGTAGAGAATTTTTAGCAAGAAGAGGAAGTGCTAAATTCAAACCAGAACAATTAACACCTGCAAGAGCAACTATCTTAGGATATGCTTTAAATAAATTAAAAGTTGACGGTGTAGATATTCCAAAAGGATTATTACAAACAAATCTTCAATTAGAAGTTGGAGAAGAAGGTTATGATGCAGGAGCAAAAATATTAGTTGATTTCTTCAAAAAAGAACTTAAAAAATACTTATCACCAGATCTTAACCCATTAGGAAAAGAAATTATTGAATGTTGTTTAAATGATGGAACAATTGAAGATTATTTAAAATTCATTCCAATGAAATAATAGTAATAAAAAGTCGTAGCTAAGAGCTACGGCTTTTTATATACTAGGAAACTGACAGTTTCCTAGTATATAAAAAAATTTGATTAAAGCTTAATGCCTATGAACAAATCCACTTCACTGAAGATGGTGTAATGGGTTATAGATGTGACGAAGTCACTTTAATCAAGAAAAAAAGAATAAGTTTGTAGAATTTAGTTGACAATAATATAGTAAAAAGATAAAATAAGAAAAAGTTTTTATGAAAGAGGTTAGGGTAAGTATGAACAAAAGAAAATTAGTATATGTTCCAGTAGGGGTTGTAATGTTATTATGCTTAGGGACAGTGTACTCTTGGAGCGTATTTAGAACGCCATTAGAACAATTATTTAATATTGATGCAACACAAAGTGGGTTACCCTATATGTTTTTCTTAGCATTTTATGCTCTATTAATGCCTATAACAGGAGGGTTTATAGAGAAGTATGGACCTAAAATAATCGTTCTAGTAGGTGGTTTGTTTGTAGGTTTAGGTTGGGTAATTGCAGGTTTTACAACCAATATATACATATTTACCTTAGCGTATGGTATTCTTGGAGGTAGTGGTGTAGGAATCGTTTATGGGGTTCCTTTGAGCGTTGTTACCAAATGGTTTCCTGAGAAAAAAGGCTTCCTTGTAGGTATTATTTTACTCGGTTTTGGTTTATCTCCGTTTATAACGGCACCATTAGCATTACATCTTATAGAAGTTTATGGCGTTATGAATGCATTTAAAATATTAGGATTAGCATTTTTAATTATTGTACCTCTCCTTGGTTTGTTTTTAGAATTTCCTCCTAAGGCGGAGATGACAAAGACAACAGTTATCAAAAGAGGAGAAATTCTTATAGAATTAATTAAAAGTAAAAACTTTATAGGATTATGTATTTGTTTTATGTTTGGAACATTGGTAGGGCTGATGATGATTGGGATTACTAGTCCAGTTGGAAGGGAAATCATAAATTTATCTCCTGAAAGAAGTGCCATGTTTGTATCAATTTTTTCTATATTTAACGGCATTGGAAGACCTCTTTTTGGATCACTAACTGATAAATATGGACCTAAGAAAGCAGCCATTACGTCATATACACTTATTATGATAGCTTCTATATTAATGATATTTGCAACAGAAGGTTCAATTGTAATTTTTGTTATTGCATTTTCATTATATTTTATGAATTTAGGAGGTTGGTTAGCAATAGCACCAACATCTACAGCTATATACTTTGGACAAACTAATTATAGTCAAAATTATGGTTATGTATTTACATTTTATGGTATTGGAGCTGTAATAGGAACTTTATTGTCTGGTGAGATAAGAAGTATTTTTGGGACCTATAGTTATGTTTTTCCTATTATAGTAGTGGTAGCTCTTTTAGGAATTATAACTTCCCTAATTTTTTTCAAAGATGAAAAAGACACTATAATAGTGGAATAGTATCAAAAAAAAACTATAGCTTTTTGGAGCTATAGTTTTTTTATATTATTTTGGAGTCCTACTATAATCACCTCTATAAAAGTTAAAATAAATGCAGAGGCATTATTGAGATAAATTTTTAATAATAGGCCTTATCTATGAATATAACTGTATAAATAGAAGATAGAGTTGGCTAAATATAAGCACATTTCACTTGGAAAAATCATATTTATAAATTA
The nucleotide sequence above comes from Natranaerovirga pectinivora. Encoded proteins:
- a CDS encoding L,D-transpeptidase family protein — translated: MRLRNILTSKPSKSKIAKQNLLLLKVLSLMLALLFFNFLSIKYTSNGLAQVFKMNYQESNPYYIIVDLDDYTVNVFKDNELYKQYLCSGGKYSTPSPIGTWSIISKADWGEGFGGTWMGFNVPWGKYGFHGTDEPWSIGHPGSEGCIRMYNEDAADLKSYIPHGTKVKIIKGPYGPFGSGFRTIRPGHIGSDVYAVQMRLKELGYYQGWVDGKYGQGFHNAINKFQKDHNLPESQYITGPMYKAMGFELFE
- a CDS encoding CoA-binding protein, with translation MSPEKLLEDFKNWAVVGVSADKERYGYKIYKKLKAHGYNVFGINPGIQELDGDKVYKSLKDLPEKVDVVNFVVNPKIGISVVEDCAAEGVKYIWLQPGTVSDEVLELASEKEIEAVQACVLVGLSYKDQNK
- a CDS encoding CAP domain-containing protein, with product MKKIILACALISTMFLFACARDPVPGVESSLSGTGPISRVKVTADTANIRSGCSTDAPVLQENAQNDQLEVINEVENWYAVRLPEEQIGFVPKEQVTPVVPDETEPKPEPTGTEDNPIDQTGPANTPGTTSPNTNNTGEMASSPTQAEQQMLNLVNEARAANNVPPLEMDMEVVNVSRIKSQDMIDNNYFSHNSPTYGSPFDMLQSFNVSYVQAGENIAGNRDVAAAHEALMNSPGHRKNILSPDYTHVGIGIQEGGQYGNMFTQIFVSKPR
- a CDS encoding lysophospholipid acyltransferase family protein, translated to MIKTSLWFVNFVLYQILSLFFLFKYKVLIKIGKEERAKKYLHKVTTRWARNMVKSTGSKINVIGLDNVPKDENVLFVSNHQGNFDIPLLLGYLPTAVGFVAKVELQKVPVVRTWMALMKCVFIDRKDPRHSLQAIITGINYLKEGHSMVIFPEGTRSKRDEVGEFKAGSMKMALKSNVKIVPITIDGSYKMLEEHNKIKKVNVNLIIHPPIDINALEKEEAKNLHEYIRNIIINK
- a CDS encoding ABC-F family ATP-binding cassette domain-containing protein is translated as MSILNVKNLSHGFGDRAIFNNVSFRLLKGEHIGLVGANGEGKSTFMNIITGKLEPDAGTVEWSKRVRVGYLDQHTSLEKGMTIRDVLKTAFQYLFDLETEMNAICDKMADADPDELENMLADLGTIQDILMSNDFYTIDSKVEEIGRALGLEDIGLDKDVTDLSGGQRTKVLLGKLLLEKPDILLLDEPTNYLDEQHIEWLKRYLQNYENAFVLISHDIPFLNSVINLIYHMENQELNRYVGDYDEYMKVYEVKKQQLESAYKKQQQEISELKDFVARNKARVSTRNMAMSRQKKLDKMDVIELARDKPKPEFNFKQARASGKVLFEANDLVIGYDEPLTKPLNLTMERGQKIALVGANGLGKTTLLKSILGQIKSLSGSVTLGDYLHIGYFEQETAKGNTNSCIDEVWQVFPSYTQYEVRAALAKCGLTTKHIESKVMVLSGGEQAKVRLCKLINQETNFLVLDEPTNHLDVDAKEELKRALKAYKGSLLIICHEPEFYNDVVTEVWNCESWTTKLV
- a CDS encoding YaiI/YqxD family protein, with the protein product MKILVDADACPVKDIIINIAKKYNLEVIMFFDTSHIYKNDYCKVVTVDKGRDSADFALIGSIKSGDLVISQDYGVASISLSKKAIVLNQDGFIYTDDNIDLLLFQRHLSKTNRRHGNRPKGPKKRTSAQDDSFRISLIKVIEANL
- a CDS encoding DUF4914 family protein; this encodes MSEFLKKLSLSDDVATIVNSSSNVIIPQSRQHLLDLALVGEKDGIFEVGYDVPNKGYVPEVTITKCKNGAVVNYIDTYMRRRDPNCMLVADAKETDKEKYEERFGESFDALRQDTIEWFKGQEIILMPFMAGDEKLGYPAILVAPANAGFFAAGLADLQGFIKESDITEGFKPRSVIYLAPPYRHTHFDGKQVVVHNRLDDVHEVFSFNLYPGPSAKKGIYGVLLNLGELEGWTTVHASTVKVTTPYDNTVTIMHEGASGGGKSEMIEEAHRQSDGRILFGTNQVTEECVFVELKDTCELNPVTDDMGLCHPELQKDNKKLVVKDAEAGWFLRFDHIKKYGTSPHHEKLCIHPPEPLIFMNMEASPGSTCLIWEHIMDEPGKPCPNPRVIMPRSFVPGVVAEEVEVDVRSFGFRAPVCTKENPTYGIVGSMHVLPPALAWLWRLVAPRGHANPSIVDTEGMTSEGVGSYWPFATGKMVDQANLLLDQIVNTPNTRFVLMPNQHIGAYKVGFNPQWIGREFLARRGSAKFKPEQLTPARATILGYALNKLKVDGVDIPKGLLQTNLQLEVGEEGYDAGAKILVDFFKKELKKYLSPDLNPLGKEIIECCLNDGTIEDYLKFIPMK
- a CDS encoding L-lactate MFS transporter; amino-acid sequence: MNKRKLVYVPVGVVMLLCLGTVYSWSVFRTPLEQLFNIDATQSGLPYMFFLAFYALLMPITGGFIEKYGPKIIVLVGGLFVGLGWVIAGFTTNIYIFTLAYGILGGSGVGIVYGVPLSVVTKWFPEKKGFLVGIILLGFGLSPFITAPLALHLIEVYGVMNAFKILGLAFLIIVPLLGLFLEFPPKAEMTKTTVIKRGEILIELIKSKNFIGLCICFMFGTLVGLMMIGITSPVGREIINLSPERSAMFVSIFSIFNGIGRPLFGSLTDKYGPKKAAITSYTLIMIASILMIFATEGSIVIFVIAFSLYFMNLGGWLAIAPTSTAIYFGQTNYSQNYGYVFTFYGIGAVIGTLLSGEIRSIFGTYSYVFPIIVVVALLGIITSLIFFKDEKDTIIVE